The DNA region AGTCCAAGGTAAAGTGAAAGCAAAGAAGCAGGCATATGCGAAGCTGGTAGATAGCAAGGATAATGAAGATAAGCGGACGAAtagggaaaagtataagatggcgagaaaggaggcgaaTTTGGAAGTGTCAGCAGCGAAAACGGCGAcgtttgaacgcctttatgcagaactagaggacagaggtggggataagaagTTATTCAGGCTTGCCAAGGCcagagagaggaaggcacgcgacctgtatcaagtgaagtgcatcaaggacgaagATGGCAAAGTGTTGGTGgaggaagctctcattagacggagatgacagTTGTaattccataaactcttgaacaaagaaggggacagagacttTGTGTTGgaagatttggagtactctgagaggcaTCGCGATTGTggttattgtaggagtataaaggtcgacgaggttaagggtgctgtctGTAGGATGTGCAGGGGAAGAGcaaccggacctgacgagattcctgtggaattttggaagagtgcaggAAGGgcaggcttggagtggctgactgggttgtttaatgttaTTTTCAAGATggaaaagatgcccgaagaatggaagTGGAGTACAAGGATCCCTTTGTACAAGAataagggcgacattcaaagctgTAAcaaggtatcaagctgctaagccatactatgaaagtgtgggaaagggtggtagagatgagggtaaggagagacgtgtctatttcagagaaccagttcagaTTCATGTCGGGGTGTTCTACTGctgaagccattcatattgttaggagattggtggagcagtatagggagcggaaaagggacttgcacatggtattcattgacctagagaAAGCTTACgataaagtgccaagagaggttctgTGGGGATGcatggaggctaaaggtgtacctgtggcataCATTagagcgatcaaggacatgtatcatGGAGCCAAGACCAGAGTGAGTACtataggaggagactcggagcacttccctgttCTGATGggtttgcatcagggatcagcccttagcccatttctatttgccttggtgaggtgccatggtgtatgttgttcgcggatgaaaTAGTATTGATAGATGAGACTCGCAGCGGAGTCAACTCTAAGctagaggattggagacaaatgttagagtctaaaggattcaagttgagtaggaccaaaatAGAGTACtaggagtgcaggttcagtggtgTACCTCAGGaagctgacgtggaagtgaagcttggtacctaggtcattcaaaagaaaggaagtttcaagtatcttgggtctattttacaagaaaatggggatattgacgatgatgtcacacatcgtattggtgcaggatggttgaaatggaggctcacttccggagtgctgtgtgacaagaaagtgccctcaaaacttaagggcaagttctacaaagtggtggttagaccgactctgTTGTATGGGgtagagtgttggccagtcaagaactctcaggtgcagaagatgaaagtcgcggaaatgagaatactgcggtggatgtgtgggcacactaggagagataggattaggaatgaggacaTCAGGGACAAGGTAGGAGTGATAGAATAGtcgaatggaaaggtatgtaaggctaaccctttctttcataaggcatggttctttggccaatcgtctaattcttctataagtctatgacataTTCCAAATGAtactatcttcaaagctactaagcttatgactctcgatatgtattacATTTAcgctaagttcctcatatgacgagtaagcctataaagatagatgcaACGAATGATGATaacagtgataatgatatcgataaTGACGCTAATAGCGATGATGacaacgatgacgataatgatagtgatgttaatagtatagatgtttatgagctattatgtatatgtaattatgtatgactattatgaaaccccgagcttataaggccgggtagaatatgtatatgattatgtaacgcgcgcacacctctgcagatggtacggataaccctaaagccttggtagggccaggtatgtgtaaccttgagccttggttggccaagtaagtatggaacaccgatccttcatggtcgggtatgctatgcaaatgctatgtgtatgatatgattgtgtatatgatatagatatgagtatgaatacgaatatggtacaactatgaataagactatgtgtatgaatacggcgatgaacgcaatgtaaatgagtacgggtatgagtacggatacggatatggatgtatgtacacaaatacgcattagaattggaaagttcctatgaaaggtaagtaagtgcttatgacgatgatattactatctcccatcctatactATTTCATATGTCGTATaatatgcttctatgttgatattgagcatgctttacatactcagtacattctttgtactgacgtccttttgtttgtggacgttatgtcatgcccgcaggtgcactgggagacagacttgatccatagctacattctcagggactacatagtggagctccatttcattcggagttatagcttttgggtacttattcttttgggtacataattatgggcatagcggggtcctgtcccgcttatgtgatatgacacactctccttagaggctcgtagacatgtgtatacgattagatatgtttggccttgtcggcctatattttgtatatcattttgttagccttgtcggcttatg from Lycium barbarum isolate Lr01 chromosome 10, ASM1917538v2, whole genome shotgun sequence includes:
- the LOC132613026 gene encoding uncharacterized protein LOC132613026 gives rise to the protein MWDRTSSCIREAAREVLGVSRGRRGGHRGDWWWNGEVQGKVKAKKQAYAKLVDSKDNEDKRTNREKYKMARKEANLEVSAAKTATFERLYAELEDRGGDKKLFRLAKARERKARDLSIKVDEVKGAVCRMCRGRATGPDEIPVEFWKSAGRAGLEWLTGLFNVIFKMEKMPEEWKWSTRIPLYKNKGDIQSCNKVSSC